The genomic interval GTCGGGGGCGACGCCCGAGGGCGGCGGTGGGTCGCTCGGCGCCGATGGCCGGCCCGCCGTGCCCGCCGCCTCCCGACCCACCGGGGACGAGAGCGGCTGCGAGGACGACAACGGCAGGGTGATCGCCTCGGTGACCGCGTCGTCCGGCTCCGGCATCATCGCGCCGGGGTCCTGATCACGCTGGCGGGGCGCCCGCGCCGCCCCGGCCGCGTCGCCGCCGGGGGTCGGCCCGGTCATGCCCGGAAGATGTGGCGCCGGATCGCCGCCACGTTGCCGAAGATCCGGACCCCGAGCACGACCACGACCCCCGTCGAGAGCTGACCACCGACCCCCAGTTTGTCACCGAGATACACGATCAGGGCGGCCACCAGCACGTTGGAGACGAACGAGACGACGAACACCTTGTCGTCGAAGATGCCGTCCAGCCGCGCGCGGACGCCGCCGAAGACCGCGTCCAGCGCGGCGACCACGGCGATCGGTAGGTACGGCTCCAGACCGGTCGGCACCGACGGCTCGAATACGAGACCGACGACGACGCCCACGATCAGCGCCAGCGCGGGGATCAATCAGCACCTCCGGCATCGGACGAGGGAGACACCCGCGGCGTCGCGGCCGGCCGGGTCGACGGTGGGGCGGACCCGGACGAGGCCGGTGGGGTGTCGCCCGAGGGCGACGGCGACGCGGGCGGCGCAGTGGAGGCCGCCGGGCCGGTGGACGTCGACGGGCTCGCCGGGGCCTGCGACCCGGGTCGGGCCGCCTCCCGCAGCTCG from Cryptosporangium minutisporangium carries:
- a CDS encoding small basic family protein, producing MIPALALIVGVVVGLVFEPSVPTGLEPYLPIAVVAALDAVFGGVRARLDGIFDDKVFVVSFVSNVLVAALIVYLGDKLGVGGQLSTGVVVVLGVRIFGNVAAIRRHIFRA